The Halostagnicola kamekurae sequence TCTGAGTAACTCGCTGCGCTCGCCTCTCGGCTGGAACGTGACCGCTTTGTCACCGGCGAAATCGACAGCAGGAATCGGGGTGAAAAACGAATAAAATCGGCGAAACGGTCGTTGAACCCGGGTGATTATCGCACCGGTCTATTACGGGGGGACAGCTATGCTCGAGTGCAATGGACCGAACTCCAACGATTACATTGGCATTGGTACTCATTGTCTCTCTGGCAATATTGCCAGTCGGGACGGCGACTGCTCAGCCAGAGAAGGTACAAGCCGCACAGAACGACCAAGCGACGAACGAATCGATCGCACCCGGTGCGCAGTTAACTGGTGTCCTCGGCGTTCAGAACGCGGAAGTCAACGGCGCGGTCACCGAGCGAGCATACGGTATCAAAATCGCGAACGCACAGACCGCGGATGCAGAGGCCGCTGTTATCGGCGAGCAATTCGAGGATATCGACGATCGGCTCGAGGATCTGGAGGACCGTCGCGACGAACTCGAAGACGAGCGTGACACGGGGAACATTAGCGAGGGAGAATACCGAGCGGAGATTGCCACGATTCGGGCCGAACAGGCGACCGCCGAACGATTAGCTGCCGACGCTGAATCCAACGCAAGCGAGTTGCCGGCGGATCTGCTCGAAGAACAGGGAGTCAACGCCAGCGCGATTCAAGAACTTAGCGAGCGCGCCGACGAACTCACCGGACCGGAAACCGCTGAGATCGCACAATCGATAGCGGGTAATTCGGCTGGGAGTCCAGTCGCGGGCGACAACGGTCCCGCTGACGTCCCGGCCGGCCCGCCGGTCGATACCGAGTCGAACCGAACTGAGGCCTCGGTTCCCGCTGCCGAGAACACCCCACGAGAGCGAGGAAACGCCAGCGCTGGTGACTCCTCTTCAGAGCGACCGATTGATGGTGATTCCACGAGCGAATCGGAGCCAAAAGCCGATGAAGGCGACGAATCGGAGCCAGAAGCTTCCACAAGCAAACCGGAGCCAAAAGCCGATGAAGGCGACGAATCGGAAACAGATCATGGTTCGGAGTCCGACACGTCGAACAGAGACGACGGTAACTCTCGGCCGGCCTTCGCCTGACAATGCGCAGTAGGCTCGCCGCTTTGTGTATCGCCTCGATACTGTTGTCGAGCGGTATCGCGGCTCCGGTAGCCGGATCGAGTGCCAGCCACGATGGCCCCACCCTCGAGGACGGAGCGGAATCGACCCTCCACATTAACCTGTCCGAGGGCGGTGACGCAACGGTAACGCTGGTAACCGGCTACAATTTCACGCAGGCCGATGAGCGCGACGCGTTCGAATCGCTTCGCGAAGACGAGGGGGCACAATCGGACTTACTCGAGCGATTCACCGGCCGGCTCCAGTCGGTCGCGGCCGCTGTCGATAACGATAGCGAACAAGCGGTTTCCGAACACTCAGTCGACCTGCGAACGACCGACGAACGCGGTTTAGCGGCCTTTTCGGTGACGTGGGACGGACTGGCGACAGTCGACGACCGAACGCTTACCGTCACGGAACCGTTTGCCAGCGGCTTCGAAACCGACAGGACTGTCGTTCTCGAAGGACCTGCGAACGCAACGCTCGAGTCGGCTTCGCACGATCCGACAGTTGAAACGGACAATCGGGCAACGTGGGATGCGGGAACCGATTTCGATGGGTTCGAAGCGGTCCTCTCGCTGCCAACCGAGGATTCCGATACCGGTGTGACCGGGGCCGACGACACGTCAGGGTTGGGTGGCCTCGTTTCGGTCGCGACGCTCGCCGTGTTCCTCGGCGGGAAAACGCATCTCGCTCGGGAGTAGTCCCGGTCAGTTGCCGGATACAGCTGTCCGAGTACCCCTCACTCGAGCAAGTTCGGGCTCACGCGACAGCCACAGGGACTCGCGGTGTGGTCGGTCGGTCCGGTGGAGGTCACGCGAGTGACGGGCCGGCCACAACGGGGACACTGCGGAAACGGCGACTCGGCGGGGTCCAGATCGGTCTGGCTCTCCCAGTCGTCGGTCGAATTCGCAGCGTTCGAATCGGCGGCACTCGCGTCCGCAGCGCCCGCGGCGTCGTCGCCCGAATCGGCGCTCGAGCGGTCCTCGCTCGAGTCCACGGTGTCCGCGTGGTCGGTCTCGCGTTCGGTCCCCGAATCGGACCGCTCCGCGCTCGAGTCGCGTTCGGACTCGCTCACGCCGCACTCACCCGTGGACCGTCGGCGGTAATCACCAGCGACACGTCTCGAACCGAACAGCGGACCTCGGTTTCGGGCCCGTCGGAGCCGAGCACGCGTTCGACCGCCTCGGGGTCGATTTCGTCGGCCAGTCGGTAGTCATCCGGCGGCAGGCCGTGGCGCTCGAGGGTCGCGGCGATGTCGACGAGGAGCGGGCGCCTCGAGCCGGTCACTGTCGCCCACCTCCCGCGGTCGTCGCTGGCGGTCCCAATCGCTCGAGGGCAGCGGTATTGGTGGTTCGATTCGTCTGTCGGACGGGATGTTTAAGCCCGCGGAGAATAGATCCGAACATGGTTGACAAACCCTCTCGGGTTTGGAAGCCACGTCTCGGGTGCTCTGACCACCCGGGGCATTTCAAATTCAATATGCCCCCGTGCGCGGAGTCCATGACTTCCATTTGAGCGATTGTACTGTAGTGTCATATAGCTACTGTTTCGGAGTGAAAATAACGTCCGACGAGACTAACTTTTCGTCGCCTGTCCCGGTGTGGACTCCAGTGCCTCACTTAATTTAATCTACGCGCACGCGAAGCCAGCTTTCGAAGTTCGCGCGAGTTCCGTTCGAGATCCGAAACGCTACCGGCGGTCGTCAGCACTCTACTCGAATCACTCGAGGCCTCCAAACTCCACTCGCGACGTTCTCGACCGTCCGTTTCGGGTGGAACCGTAATCGGCGTTGCCGACCGTCCATCGGGGCTACGTCACGGGGTTTGGGAACGGTTCTCGAGTCGAAGCCAACGGGTTCGAGTTCGGGGGCGATTCGTCGAAATTCGGGCTCGAAACGGGGGTGAAACCGACATTCTATATATTTCTATCCATGATTTTCACTCACAGATGAGTACTCGGGAGTTGGTGACGCAGGGTACTTGGATTGGGTCGGACTGACTCCCAGAACGGAAGTCGAAATCTCCGAACGGGATGGAACGGTGATCGTCGAACCCGAAGGCGATCCCGAACGGATTATCGAACGCATGAACCGACTCGTCGAGAAAACAGCTTCAGGACGGAAGACAACCTCGCTCGAGGACGCCGTCGGACCGGTTGCCCAGAACCACTGGGCCGCTGTTCGAAACAGTGGGGAGACGGACACTGACGACTGATACAGGCGGTTCGAATCTTTTCGAGCCGTCGGCTCCCCAATCTGCGCGCGAGTCACAAAAGACAGGTTCGACCGGCGGTGCTCAGGAGTGGGTTTCGTCCGTGCCCTCCTTAAGATAGCTCACGTCGCGCTCGAGTTCGTAGCCCCGCGGAACGCCGATGCCGTCGAGACAGTCGTCACAGACCGGTTTCGCGTAGGTCCGATTGTTTCGCTTCCCGAGGACGTT is a genomic window containing:
- a CDS encoding DUF7345 domain-containing protein; this encodes MRSRLAALCIASILLSSGIAAPVAGSSASHDGPTLEDGAESTLHINLSEGGDATVTLVTGYNFTQADERDAFESLREDEGAQSDLLERFTGRLQSVAAAVDNDSEQAVSEHSVDLRTTDERGLAAFSVTWDGLATVDDRTLTVTEPFASGFETDRTVVLEGPANATLESASHDPTVETDNRATWDAGTDFDGFEAVLSLPTEDSDTGVTGADDTSGLGGLVSVATLAVFLGGKTHLARE